The Ziziphus jujuba cultivar Dongzao chromosome 7, ASM3175591v1 genome includes a region encoding these proteins:
- the LOC132804492 gene encoding uncharacterized protein LOC132804492, whose product MKIMSMALLVVISTLFLVSEAKAARPLIGMSARIVPDHFNGDLGVAHKRVTPGGPNPDHNSLPHFGSKRVTPRGPNPDHNSLPHFGSRRVTPGGPNPDHNTLPHFDTKRVTPGGPNPDHNSLSYFGSKRVTPGGPNPDHNSYSRPHFDSKRVTPGGPNPDHNSQPHFGSKRVTPGGPNPDHNSLPHFGSKRVTPGGPNPDHNTLPHFDTKRVTPGGPNPDHNSLSYFGSKRVTPGGPNPDHNSYSRTHFGIKRVTPGGPNPDQNSLPHFGSKRVTSRGQKPDQNSYFLPLFGNKRVTPGGPNPDHNSFPYFGKKRVTP is encoded by the exons ATGAAGATCATGTCAATGGCACTGTTAGTTGTCATCTCGACGTTGTTTCTAGTCTCAGAGGCAAAAGCTGCAAGACCATTAATAGGTATGAGTGCTAGGATTGTGCCTGATCATTTCAATGGTGATTTAGGTGTCGCACA CAAGAGGGTAACTCCTGGAGGACcgaatccagatcataattcccTGCCACATTTTGGTAGCAAGAGGGTAACTCCTAGAGGACcgaatccagatcataattcctTACCACATTTCGGTAGCAGGAGGGTAACGCcaggaggaccaaatccagatcataatACTCTGCCACATTTTGATACCAAGAGGGTAACTCCTGGAGGACccaatccagatcataattcccTATCATATTTTGGTAGCAAGAGAGTAACCCcaggaggaccaaatccagaCCATAATTCTTATTCTCGACCACATTTTGACAGCAAGAGGGTAACTCCTGGAGGACcgaatccagatcataattcccAGCCACATTTTGGTAGCAAGAGGGTAACTCCTGGAGGACcgaatccagatcataattcctTACCACATTTCGGTAGCAAGAGGGTAACGCcaggaggaccaaatccagatcataatACTCTGCCACATTTTGATACCAAGAGGGTAACTCCTGGAGGACccaatccagatcataattcccTATCATATTTTGGTAGCAAAAGAGTAACCCcaggaggaccaaatccagaCCATAATTCTTATTCTCGAACACATTTTGGTATCAAGAGGGTAACTCCtggaggaccaaatccagatcAGAATTCCCTACCACATTTCGGAAGCAAAAGGGTTACTTCAAGAGGACAAAAACCAGATCAGAATTCTTACTTTCTGCCACTTTTTGGAAACAAACGAGTAACTCCtggaggaccaaatccagatcataattcttttccatattttgGTAAGAAGAGGGTAACTCCATGA